AAGAGTTTGTACAATATGAATTTCTCTCCTGCATGTAGCCCACATTAATGCTGTGCTACCATCTTTACTTTTTGCTTCTATTTCTGCCCCCCTATTAATAAACGTTAATGCTATATCTTTATTTTGATTGATTGCAGCCCACATTAACGGAGTAGTGCCATTATTATCAGCTTTATTAATAGTATCATTATCGAGAAGTAAGGATATTATTCCTCTGCAATCATAAATTATTGCTGAAATTAAAGGAGTGGAGCCATTATCATCGGTTAAATGTATACTGGCACCATTCTCGACGAGTAATCTTACCATATCTTCATTTCTGCATGATATAGCATAAGTTAAAGCAGTATTACCGTCTTTACCCTTCGCATTTATTTCTGCACCATGTTTTATAAGGATTAATGCAGTACTTTTATGACCAGCCATAGCTGCACGCATTAGAGCAGTACAACCGTAATCATCTTTAGCCCTTGTATCTTCCCCCTTTCCTAGAAGGATTTCAACTTGACTATTATCGCCATCTCTTGCAGCAATTATTAATGAAGTTTGTCCATGCTCATTTCGGCTTTCTTTTAATATACGTTTCATATTTTTAACTATTTTAGATTTTAAAGCTAAGCTTACAATTTTACTTTATTCAAACAATTCAATTTGCATAAATTATATATTAATAAATAATAAATATTTATAGCTAAAGCTGGCTTTCCTTATAATTTATATAAAAAGCATGCTTCCAATCTGCAAGATAAAACTATTAACTTTCTAACAAACAATAATATTTCAACAAAAGGGTGTAAGGGTGTTGATAAGGTGAGGAGTGGAGGAGTATATATTAGTCTTTAAGGCAAGATAAAAGAGTTCTCCTCAACATATTGGGTACACGGCTACATGATATATTTTACCATACATAGATACGGAGGCAAAGAAAGTGATTGGAGATAGAAGTTCAACCAAGGTGAATTTACATGGAGAGATGCGTGAACTAATCAGTAGGGAAGCCAAGGACTTAGGAATTTCAATTTCAAGATTATTACGTGATTACTGTTTTGAACATATTAAATTAAAGGAAGAGTCAAGACTCGCCAAAGAAGGAAAAATTAAGGAAGGGTCAATACTTCATACTTTTATCTCTAATATGGAGGCAAGAATTGCAATATCCATAGAAAGTAATCAGAACGAGATCATAGCGCTAAGGAATGATGTACAAATTATTGCCGTAATAATTGATAACTATATTAAATTATATTTGAACCACACTAAAGAGGTGCCGCTATTGGAAAGAGAGCAGCGGATCAAAAGCTCATTAGTTAGGTACAATAATTTCCTAAACGCGATAAAAAGCAATCCGAGGAATGAAGGTGGCAATATTATAAGTGAAATAAGAGGGTTTATTTATAATAAATCAGAGACAGAAAAATGAGTAATATTTTAGCGAAAGAAGAACAAAACAGAAGACTTGAAGACAAGCTAAGGCGCGAACTTGGGGAAGAAATAATCAGTAAGCTCAATGATCCGAAAATTATAGAAATTATGTTAAATCCTGATGGAAAGGTTTGGTATGATGTAATTGGAGAAGGTTTGAGTGATAGCAGTTATAAAATAAGTAAACTGCAAGCTGAAAATCTTTTAAGTACTATTGCTTCCGTCTATAATACTGTAATCAATACCTCTTCTCCCATACTGGAAGTAGAGCTGCCGTTTTGGGGGAGCAGATTTACTGCAATTTCTGCTCCCGTAGTTTCATCTCCTTCGTTTACTATTCGAAAAAGGCCTGAAAAGATCTGGACGCTGCAAGATTATTTGAAGAGAAAGATAATAACCGCCCATGAGATAGAAATAATCAGACAAGCTATAGTTTCAAGGAAAAACATTTTAATAGTAGGAGGTACGGGGTCAGGTAAGACTACACTCGTAAATGCATTGCTGCATGAGTTATTCTTATCTGCACCAAAAGATAGAATATTAATTATTGAAGATACTATCGAGCTAAAATCTCAATTACCTAATACTATAGAACTCAGGACTTCACAAAACATTGATATTAACCGTTGCTTAAGAACTGCACTCAGGATGAGGCCTGATAGGATTATTGTCGGGGAAATAAGAGGTCAAGAAGCAAGTACACTGATTAAAGCATGGAATACAGGTCATCCCGGAGGTATATCAACCGTGCATGCCAATTCGGCGGCAGCAGGATTAATCAGAATTGAGCAACTTATTCAGGAAGCCAATATAAAACCTATCGGCGAGATCATAGCGGAAGCAATCAACTTAATAATCTTTATTGAGCGAATTAAAAGCTCACCATGGCGCAAGGTCAAGGAGATAAAAGAGGTTAAAGGATATGAGAATGGCAAATACATACTTAATTTTAAAGCAACAAGGATATAAACTATGAATAAAATAAACGGAAAAAAAATTATACAAAGGATCACTGCTAAATTTATCATTTTAAATATAATAAGCAATCAGGCATTAGCGGTCACAAGCACAAGTAACTTACCTTGGGAAGCGCCACTGGAAACAGTGAAAACAAGTATCACAGGACCAGTCGCGATTACAATTGCGGTACTTGCTATGTGTATAACAGGAGCTGCACTTGCGTTCGGCGAAGAATTATCAGGCTTTGTCAGAAGAATACTGATGCTTGTGTTAGCTATCTCAATTTTAGTATCAAGTTCAAGCATAATAACTACCCTGTTCGGTGTAGCAGGAGCAGTTATCTAATGAGAAATGAATTACGCCGTGTTCCGATACGCAGGTCTTTAACACGCAGGCAAATGATCTTAGGAGGAGAGAGAAGTTTAGTACTTCTTGCTGCCTTAAGCTCGAGCGTTATCGGTTTAAGTATAGCTTTAGGATATAACTTTACACTCGGTATAGCAATCGCAAGCATTCTTTGGAGCCTTGAGTTATTTCTGCTTAGACTCATGGGAAAAGCGGATGCTTTAATGAGTTTAGTGTTTATGAGGTCAGTAAAGTTTAAGAGTTATTATCCGTCAAAAGGAAAATATTCAGGGTAGATAAATGTATTTAAAAGAATGGAAAAGACAGCCTACAGGATTTTCGGATTTACTAAATTTTGCCGTTCTTGTTGATGACGGAATCATGCAAGGTAAAGACGGTAGCCTTAGCTCAAGCCGATACTTTAAGGGGCAGGATATGGATTCTAATACAAATGAGGAACTGGAAGGAATCTCAGCGAGATTAAATGCGGCACTACAAAAGTTCGGGAGCGGCTGGATGATGCAAATAGATTGTATAAGAAAAAAAGCAAATAGCTACCCTGACACAAAAGATATGGCATTCCCCGATAGAACTACCGCTTTAATTGATTACGAAAGAGAATTGCAATTTACAAGTTACAGCAATAACTATGAAAACCTTTATGCACTTACGCTTACCTATACGCCGCCGCTTAAAGCAGAAGGGAAAATATTAGATATATTATACTCAAATGATAACTTTGAGAGTGAAGCAACAGGAGATAAAAACCTAAATTATTTTAAAAAAGTTACTAAGGAATTTGAGCTATCTTTATCTTCTATTCTTGAGATAAAACAAATGCGCGGCATTAATTATAAAGATGAATATCAAAAAACTCATACCCGTGATCAGTTGTTAGAGTTTTTAGCTTATACCGTTACAGGTAAATTTCAAAAGATTAATTTACCGAGCATACCTATGTATTTGGATGCAATAATCGGTAATCAGGATTTTATCGGCGGTAATTTTCCTAAAATAGGAGATAAATACATTAAGTGTATATCAATTGAAGGGTTTCCTGCCGAATCTTATCCAGGGATTTTAGATAATTTAAATTATTTGGCAGTAGAATATCGCTTTAGTTCAAGGTTTATATTCTTTGATAACGTAGAAGCAAAAAGCATAATTAACCGACATCGTAGGAAATGGAAGCAAAAAATTCTAGGTTTTAAAGACCAGTTATTTAACACAAGAAGCGGAGCAGTAAACTTCGATGCAATAAATATGGCATCGGATGCGGAAGTAGCCATATCGGAAGTAGAAAGCGGGTTGGTTAAGTATGGAGATTATACAAATACTATAATTTTAATGCATGAAGGTCAATCTTTGCTCAACGAATCGGTTGAAAAGATAATTAAAACCATAGAGAATTTAGGGTTTGTTGCACGCATTGAAAGTGTGAATGCAGTGGAAGCGTATTTAGGCTCTATTCCTGGCCATGGTTACTTGAATGTAAGAAAATCATTTGTAAATACTTTGAACCTTAGCGATTTACTGCCGATTACATCTGTATGGTCTGGTTTAGAATATAATCCTAATAGATTATATCCCGCAAATAGTCCCGTATTATTTTACAGCACCACCGCAGGTTGTACTCCGTTTAGAGTTTCCTTGCATGTTGAAGATGTCGGGCATACGCTTATATTAGGTGCTACGGGAAGCGGAAAATCTACTCTATTATCATTTATTATTGCACAGCATTTCAGATACAAAAATGCCAAAGTTTTTTGCTTTGATAAAGGGTATAGTTCTTTTGTATTAGCTAAAGCATGCGGAGGGGAGCATTATGATATTGCAGGAGACGAAAGTGATTTAGCCTTTTATCCTCTAGCTGAGATAGATCAAGCAACAGAAAGATTTTGGGCACAGGATTGGCTGGAAAGTTTAGTAGAGTTACAGGGGGTTAAGATCACTCCTCAGTTAAGACAAAGTATTCATATAGCTTTAGATTTGTTAGCAAACACGAAATCGAGAACTATTACCGATTTTATAAATACCATACAAAGCTTAGAAATAAGAGAAGCACTCACTACTTATAGTTTAGCGGGAAGTATGGGAAGGCTGCTTGATGCAAATAATGAGGGGTTAAATAAGGAAAGGTTTCAAGTATTTGAAATGGAGCATCTGATGGCACTGGGTGAAAAAAATGTTGCTCCTGTTTTAACTTATTTATTCCATAAGGTGGAAAAGAATTTAGACGGTTCACCGACTCTGATTGTTTTAGATGAATCCTGGATGTTTATCTCTCATCCCTTATTTAGGGATAGGATAAAAGAATGGTTAAAAGTTATGAGGAAAAATAATGTAGCAGTAATTTTTGCTACGCAATCTTTATCGGATATAGCAAACAGTGTTATTAAAGATGTTATATATGAATCATGTCCGATTAAAATACTGCTTCCTAACCCTGAAGCGGGTAATGAGATTTCAAAAACAGAGTATGAAAAAATAGGGCTTAATTCACGTGAAATTGATATAATTAAAACGGCAATTCCTAAACGGCATTATTATTATACTTCACCTTACGGCAAGAGGTTATTTGAACTGGGATTAGGAGGAGTTGCAAAAGCATTTGTCGCCTCATCAGGCAAGGAGGATGTAAAGAAGGCAAAATTATTAATTAAGCAGTATGGTAATGAATGGCCTGTGCAGTGGCTAAGAGAGCATAGGCTGGATGATTGGGCTCAAGGCTGGCTAACTCTTATGAACAAATAGGTAAAGCATGAAGCTACTATTAACTATTATTTGTGTACTACCCTTAACTGCATTAGCAGGAGGAGATGATGTATATGTTCAGGCACCTACCGGCAATGCAACGGAAACTACTCAAATAGCTAATAATGTATTGCTTAAAGAAAACTCTATGTATCAAAGCTCAATACTGGATCACCAGGTAAAGATGCTGATAACCCAGTCGGAAATGCTCACAAAGCAACTTGAACAGATAAATGATATGAATAAAAATACGAAATCAGTTTCAGATCCCGTATGGAGTAATACAGCTCAGTTGTTACAAACTTTAGGCAAAATTGTAAAAAGCGGGCAAGCTTTATCTTATAGTAGCCAAAACATTAATGAAGAGTTTACGAGCAAATACCCCGGGTACCGTACTTCTAATAACTACAGTAAAGATTATCAGGAATGGTCGAGTATAACCATGGACTCAATTAGGGGATCAATGAATGCAGCAAATCTACAAGCTAATGAATTTGTAACGGAAGATAAGTTAATAAGCCAATTACAAACTATGTCTAAAACCGCTGAAGGCAGAATGCAGGCAATCCAGGTCGGCAATATGATTGCGACTGAAAATGTACAGCAGTTAAGAAAGTTAAGGCAGCTACAAATGGCACAAATGCAGGCGCAAAATAATTACCTGGTTAGCCGAAATCAAAAAGAAATGACAAAACAAGCGGCTTTAGATAATTTTTTAAATGTAGATGACCCTACACTTAACCGTAAATACAAAACTTTTAAAGGAGGAAACATAAAATGATTAAAAAAACTATTTTACTGCTGGTAGTAGTACTAAACCTGCAAGGCTGTAGCAATGATGAGGATTTGGTAAAATACTATGCTCAGCATCATGAGGAAAGACAATCAGTACTTAAACGGTGTAAGGATGGATATTTCTTTAAAATGTTTAATAAAAACAAATGCAGAAGTGCAGAAGCAGCTGCTCAAAAAAGTTTTTGGGATATAGAAGAACCCGGAAAGAATAAAACTTATAAAACTTTCAAAGGCGGAAGCCAATAATGAAAAGAATTTTAAGTTATGCAATTTTTATAATCATGCTTAAATCATCTGATGCACTTGCGAGTGATATACTCGACAGTATTGCAGAGAATTATAAACAAGGAAGCTTAGAATGGTATACTTCCTTGTTTAATGTCGCTCAACAGCTGTTTACAATACTTGCTACAATTGAAATTGCGTGGACTGCAATAATTTGGGTTTTGGAAAAAGATGAATTTAGATCTTTAACCGCAGCACTGATTAAAAAAATTATGAGTATAGGATTTTTTTATGCCTTACTTATCAATGCTGATGTTTGGATTCCAAGTATAATTGATAGCTTTATTTTAGCGGGAGCATTAGCGGGTAAACAATCAATCACGGGTTTTAGCCCTTCACAAGTACTGGATACAGGGCTTAAAACCACGTATCTGATGATAAAAGAGATGCATATAAGCGGTATAACGGAAACCATAACCGTAGGGGTGACGGTTATGATAGCAAGTGTAATTGTTATCTTTGCGTTTGCGGTAATTGCCGCTCAGCTTCTGATTGCCTTAATTGAATCATATATTGTAATAAGCGGAGGAGTAATTTTTCTTGGCTTTGGAGGCTCCCGCTGGACTACGGATTTTGCGCAAAGATATATATCTTATGCTTTCGCAATAGGAGTCAAATTATTTGTCATGTACTTATTGATCGGGATCGGACAAGCACAGGTAAACCAGTGGCCGGAAAGCTTAAAGCCGATAAACGTAAACACGGTATTAACCGTAATGGGATCAAGTCTGGTTTATATGTTTTTAGTATGGCAAATTCCTTCCATGGCGGCTTCAATTCTTTCAGGCTCGCCTAATATCACCGCAGGTAATGCTGCATCTACAATTGCTTCATCGGGCGCAATGATGATAGGTGGAGCTTCAGCTATCGGGGCAATGGGGAGTGGAAGTATAAAAAGCATGGGAGGTTTAGCAAGCGCTGCAAATTCAGCTTGGGAAACGGCTCGGTTTGATAACTTTTCTAACTCTCCGTTTGGAGGAGATAAAAGTAGCATGAGTCACGGAGTGAAACAATTCGGTAGTGCATTCAAGCATTTTGCAAGTGCCGGCATGGAAGATAGTATTGCTCCTGTAAATAATCCGTCTAAAACTAAAGGGGAGCGGATGAGCTCAATATTAAATGAACGAACAGGAAAATTTAAAGAAGACATTGCAGCTAATACTCCGTTCACACCGACCCGAAGCGTAAGTGAA
This is a stretch of genomic DNA from Candidatus Jidaibacter acanthamoeba. It encodes these proteins:
- the trbB gene encoding P-type conjugative transfer ATPase TrbB yields the protein MSNILAKEEQNRRLEDKLRRELGEEIISKLNDPKIIEIMLNPDGKVWYDVIGEGLSDSSYKISKLQAENLLSTIASVYNTVINTSSPILEVELPFWGSRFTAISAPVVSSPSFTIRKRPEKIWTLQDYLKRKIITAHEIEIIRQAIVSRKNILIVGGTGSGKTTLVNALLHELFLSAPKDRILIIEDTIELKSQLPNTIELRTSQNIDINRCLRTALRMRPDRIIVGEIRGQEASTLIKAWNTGHPGGISTVHANSAAAGLIRIEQLIQEANIKPIGEIIAEAINLIIFIERIKSSPWRKVKEIKEVKGYENGKYILNFKATRI
- a CDS encoding TrbC/VirB2 family protein, encoding MNKINGKKIIQRITAKFIILNIISNQALAVTSTSNLPWEAPLETVKTSITGPVAITIAVLAMCITGAALAFGEELSGFVRRILMLVLAISILVSSSSIITTLFGVAGAVI
- the trbD gene encoding conjugal transfer protein TrbD; its protein translation is MRNELRRVPIRRSLTRRQMILGGERSLVLLAALSSSVIGLSIALGYNFTLGIAIASILWSLELFLLRLMGKADALMSLVFMRSVKFKSYYPSKGKYSG
- a CDS encoding helicase HerA domain-containing protein; this encodes MYLKEWKRQPTGFSDLLNFAVLVDDGIMQGKDGSLSSSRYFKGQDMDSNTNEELEGISARLNAALQKFGSGWMMQIDCIRKKANSYPDTKDMAFPDRTTALIDYERELQFTSYSNNYENLYALTLTYTPPLKAEGKILDILYSNDNFESEATGDKNLNYFKKVTKEFELSLSSILEIKQMRGINYKDEYQKTHTRDQLLEFLAYTVTGKFQKINLPSIPMYLDAIIGNQDFIGGNFPKIGDKYIKCISIEGFPAESYPGILDNLNYLAVEYRFSSRFIFFDNVEAKSIINRHRRKWKQKILGFKDQLFNTRSGAVNFDAINMASDAEVAISEVESGLVKYGDYTNTIILMHEGQSLLNESVEKIIKTIENLGFVARIESVNAVEAYLGSIPGHGYLNVRKSFVNTLNLSDLLPITSVWSGLEYNPNRLYPANSPVLFYSTTAGCTPFRVSLHVEDVGHTLILGATGSGKSTLLSFIIAQHFRYKNAKVFCFDKGYSSFVLAKACGGEHYDIAGDESDLAFYPLAEIDQATERFWAQDWLESLVELQGVKITPQLRQSIHIALDLLANTKSRTITDFINTIQSLEIREALTTYSLAGSMGRLLDANNEGLNKERFQVFEMEHLMALGEKNVAPVLTYLFHKVEKNLDGSPTLIVLDESWMFISHPLFRDRIKEWLKVMRKNNVAVIFATQSLSDIANSVIKDVIYESCPIKILLPNPEAGNEISKTEYEKIGLNSREIDIIKTAIPKRHYYYTSPYGKRLFELGLGGVAKAFVASSGKEDVKKAKLLIKQYGNEWPVQWLREHRLDDWAQGWLTLMNK
- the trbJ gene encoding P-type conjugative transfer protein TrbJ, yielding MKLLLTIICVLPLTALAGGDDVYVQAPTGNATETTQIANNVLLKENSMYQSSILDHQVKMLITQSEMLTKQLEQINDMNKNTKSVSDPVWSNTAQLLQTLGKIVKSGQALSYSSQNINEEFTSKYPGYRTSNNYSKDYQEWSSITMDSIRGSMNAANLQANEFVTEDKLISQLQTMSKTAEGRMQAIQVGNMIATENVQQLRKLRQLQMAQMQAQNNYLVSRNQKEMTKQAALDNFLNVDDPTLNRKYKTFKGGNIK
- a CDS encoding EexN family lipoprotein: MIKKTILLLVVVLNLQGCSNDEDLVKYYAQHHEERQSVLKRCKDGYFFKMFNKNKCRSAEAAAQKSFWDIEEPGKNKTYKTFKGGSQ
- the trbL gene encoding P-type conjugative transfer protein TrbL produces the protein MKRILSYAIFIIMLKSSDALASDILDSIAENYKQGSLEWYTSLFNVAQQLFTILATIEIAWTAIIWVLEKDEFRSLTAALIKKIMSIGFFYALLINADVWIPSIIDSFILAGALAGKQSITGFSPSQVLDTGLKTTYLMIKEMHISGITETITVGVTVMIASVIVIFAFAVIAAQLLIALIESYIVISGGVIFLGFGGSRWTTDFAQRYISYAFAIGVKLFVMYLLIGIGQAQVNQWPESLKPINVNTVLTVMGSSLVYMFLVWQIPSMAASILSGSPNITAGNAASTIASSGAMMIGGASAIGAMGSGSIKSMGGLASAANSAWETARFDNFSNSPFGGDKSSMSHGVKQFGSAFKHFASAGMEDSIAPVNNPSKTKGERMSSILNERTGKFKEDIAANTPFTPTRSVSENNNIPANLSSNTETSSLNQPNISNKVTTPINDMPNRANQSSSTVKDNIANLQPSAPKGLGSAIKNIAKSPIPHDSAPNTNISIKFNHTES